One Falco biarmicus isolate bFalBia1 chromosome 13, bFalBia1.pri, whole genome shotgun sequence genomic region harbors:
- the P3H2 gene encoding prolyl 3-hydroxylase 2 isoform X3, translating to MANPEHMEIQQDIENYKTTSGKVSLIDREARQHMEDYSAGVKHYDKEEYELAIEFLERALKGYYSEDEDCQIMCEGPQRFEEHEYLEYKAGLYEAIADHYMQVLACKHDCVRELATRSGRISPIENFLPLHYDYLQFAYYRVGDYVKALENAKTYLLFHPDDEDVLENAGYYEGLLEGTVDPHTIKPRKEAKTLLRRHKLESHLLQVAAAGLGYTYTEPNYWNRYGARQDEHSVPSSISSEPEDGPRLSLAKKPMPKPDRELKEGGPLLYSDVKFVYNSQQLNGTQRVLLDNVISEEQCRELHRVASGIMLAGDGYRGKTSPHTPNERFEGATVLKALKYGYEGRVPLKSARLFYDISEKARRIVESYFMLNSTLYFSYTHLVCRTALSGQQERRNDLSHPIHADNCLLDPEANECWKEPPAYTFRDYSALLYMNADFEGGEFIFTEMDAKTVTASIKPKCGRMISFSSGGENPHGVKAVTKGQRCAVALWFTLDPLYRELERIQADEVIAMLDQEHLGPSEMNINPKDEL from the exons ATGGCAAACCCTGAGCACATGGAGATACAGCAGGACATCGAGAACTACAAGACCACATCAGGGAAAGTCAGCTTGATTGACCGGGAGGCCAGGCAGCACATG GAGGACTACAGTGCTGGAGTAAAGCACTACGACAAAGAGGAATACGAGCTGGCCATTGAGTTCTTGGAGCGTGCACTGAAAGGGTACTACTCCGAGGATGAAGACTGCCAGATCATGTGCGAGGGACCTCAGAGATTTGAGGAGCACGAGTACCTGGAATATAAGGCTGGCCTCTATGAAGCTATTGCAG ACCACTACATGCAAGTCCTGGCCTGCAAACATGACTGTGTCCGAGAGCTCGCCACGCGTTCAGGCCGTATCTCGCCCATCGAAAATTTCCTTCCCCTCCATTATGACTACTTGCAGTTTGCCTATTACAGAG TTGGTGACTACGTAAAAGCCCTGGAGAATGCCAAGACCTACCTCCTCTTCCACCCAGACGATGAAGATGTCTTGGAGAATGCAGGTTATTATGAGGGCCTCTTGGAAGGTACAGTGGATCCACACACCATCAAACCCAGAAAG GAAGCAAAAACGCTGCTGCGGCGCCATAAGCTGGAGTCTCACCTCTTGCAGGTGGCTGCAGCCGGCCTGGGATACACCTACACAGAGCCG AACTACTGGAACAGGTACGGCGCCCGCCAGGATGAGCACAG TGTCCCATCAAGTATTAGCAGTGAACCAGAGGATGGGCCACGGCTGTCCCTGGCAAAGAAACCCATGCCAAAGCCAGATCGAGAGTTGAAGGAGG GGGGTCCGCTTCTTTACAGCGACGTGAAGTTTGTCTACAACTCACAGCAGCTGAATGGCACCCAGCGAGTACTACTGGATAATGTCATCTCGGAGGAGCAGTGCCGAGAGCTTCACAGAGTGGCCAGT GGGATCATGCTGGCTGGAGACGGTTACAGGGGAAAAACCTCCCCTCACACCCCGAATGAGAGATTTGAAGGAGCCACTGTCCTCAAAGCCCTCAAG TATGGCTATGAGGGCCGCGTCCCGCTGAAGAGTGCCCGGCTCTTCTATGATATCAGCGAGAAGGCTCGCAGGATCGTTGAGTCCTACTTCATGCTGAACTCCACGCTCTACTTCTCCTACACCCACTTGGTGTGCCGCACCGCTCTGTCTG GccagcaggagaggaggaatgaCCTGAGCCACCCCATCCATGCTGACAACTGCCTCTTGGACCCTGAGGCCAATGAGTGCTGGAAGGAGCCTCCTGCCTACACCTTTCGGGATTACAg TGCCCTCCTGTATATGAATGCAGATTTCGAAGGAGGCGAGTTCATTTTCACTGAGATGGATGCCAAAACTGTGACG GCCTCCATCAAGCCCAAGTGTGGGCGAATGATCAGCTTCTCGTCAGGAGGTGAGAACCCCCACGGGGTGAAGGCAGTTACCAAAGGCCAGCGGTGTGCTGTGGCTCTCTGGTTCACCTTGGACCCACTGTACAGAGAGCTG GAGCGAATCCAAGCAGATGAAGTGATCGCCATGCTGGACCAGGAGCATCTAGGACCCAGTGAAATGAATATCAACCCAAAGGATGAGCTATGA